Part of the Deltaproteobacteria bacterium genome, CTTCCCGGCGCGGCTGATCGAGACGACATGGGCCTCGCCCGCCACCGTCAGCTCGGTCACCGTCCGTCCTGCCAGGAGGGGCGGGACCTCCGCTTCGACGACGTCGACCTCGCCGCTGCCGAGGCTCGCCACGGTGTCGAGGCCGGAGTAGCAGAGCAGCTCGGCCATCCGTTGGATCCCCCACGTCACCGGCGTGATCGTGTGCAGTCCCAGCCGCCGGTAGATCTCCGCCTTGCGGGGGTCGTAGAGCCGGGCGACCACACGCGGGACGTGGAAGACCTGCAACGCCAGCCGCGCGGCGACCACGTTGGCCTCGTCGCTTGCGGTTACCGCCGCCAACCCGTCGGCCCGTTCCATTCCCGCGGCGAGAAGCGTCTCACGGTCGATGGCGTTCCCGGCAACCGTCCTTCCGTTGAAGGACGGTCCCAGGCGGTCGAATGCCGTCGGATCCGCATCCACCACGGTCACCGCGTGGTCCTGCAACGAAAGGGTTTGCGCGAGCCCCGCGCCCATCCGGCCGCAGCCGATGACGATGATCTTCATGGGGCACCTCCCGGGCTGGTCGCCCGCTCCCGGAACCGGAGCAGCGCCTTGCGGCCCTCGTCGGCCAGAAGCAGCGCGGGGACGCACAGGAGGAGGAATCCCCATCCCTGCGCGGGAAACCCCGCCGTTCCGAAGATGGATTGCAGGAACGGGACATGAACGATCAGGAGCAGAATCCCAACCTCCGTGGCGATCCCGATCCAGACGAGGCGGTTCCGGAAGAATCCGGCGTGAAATGCCGAGGCGCGCTCGGTCCTCTGGGCGAAGAGGTTCCCCACCTGGGTGGCGACCACGGCGGCCAGCGTCATCGCCGTGGCGGACCGGTAGAGCGGTCCGTCCGATGGAAGATCGATCCACCTCCCCCAGTATCCGTTCGTCCAGTATACGAAGTAGAACGCCGCCATCGCCGCCGCGCTCTGGATCGCTCCCAGGAAGAGATAGGCCCGCACCAGGAGGGACCCCGTGATCGCGTGCTCCGACAGCCTGCGGGGCGGCCGATCCATCAATCCCGGCTCGGGCGGCTCCCCCCCCAGCGCCAGGGCGGGGACGAGGTCGGTTCCCAGGTCGATCGACAGGATCTGCATGATGTTGAGCGCCAGCGGGATGCGCCCCGCGGTGAAGGCGAAGAGGATGAACGGCACCGCCTCGGGAGCGTTGCTCGTGAAGATGTAGGTGAGGAACTTCTTGATGTTGGCGTACACGGCGCGCCCCTCTTCCACCGCGTTGACGATGGAGGCGAAATTGTCGTCGGCCAGGACCATGTCGGCGGCCTCCTTGGCCACGTCCGTCCCGGAGAGACCCATCGCCACCCCGATGTCGGCTTTTTTCAGGGCGGGGGCGTCGTTCACCCCGTCGCCGGTCACCGCCACGATGTGACCCATCTCCTGCAGGGCGCCGACCACCCGCAGCTTGTGCTCCGGCGTCATCCGGGCGAGGATCAACTCGTCCCGGAGCGCTCCCCGGAGGGCCTCCTCCCCCATCCCGTCCAGCTCGGCGCCGTTCACCAGGCGGGGCTTCGGGGTGCGCAGGATCCCGATCCGGCGGGCGATGCTCTCCGCGGTCAGCGCGTAGTCGCCGGTGATCATGACGATCCGGATCCCGGCCCGGTGGCACCGGGATACCGCCTCGACGACCTCCGGCCGGGGCGGATCCATCATCGCCGCAAGTCCGAGGAGGGTGAGGTCCCGTTCGATCTCCCCGGCCTCGTCGCCTTCGGCGGAGACCGGCAGGCGCCGTTCGGCGACCGCCAGCACGCGCAGTCCCGCCCGGGCGAGATCGTCGTTGGCCGCGTTCACCTGCACCGTTTCCGCTTCCCCGAGATCCCGGTCCTTACCCCCCCATCGGATGCGCGAGCAGCGCCGGAGCACCTCCTGGGGGGCTCCCTTCACGCGGACCGTCCGGTTCGCGGCCGATGCATGGACCGTGGCCATCCGCTTCCGCCGGGAGTCGAAGGGGATCTCGCGGATCCTCGGAGAGCCCGCCGCCTCGGCCTCGAGGTCGATCCCGAACTTGGCGACCGCGACCTTCAGCGCCGCCTCCGTGGGATCGCCCAGGATGGACCACCGTTCCGATGCGGCGCCCGGCGAGATCAGCCGCGCGTTGTTGCACAGCCCGCCGCACAGAAGCAGGAGACGAAGGTCGGCGCGGAGGGGGTCGTCCTGCGGAAGAGGGCGGCCATCGACGAGGAACGCCCCTCCCGGCGCGTATCCCACGCCGGTCACGGATACCGTCCGCCCCGCGACCCACAGCTCCCGCACGGTCATCTCGTTCTGCGTGAGCGTTCCGGTCTTGTCGGTGCAGATGACCGTGGTGCACCCCAGCGTCTCGACGGCCGAGAGCCGCTTGACCAGCGCCTTTCGGCGGGCCATCCGCTGGACGCCCAGCGCCAGGGAGAGGCTCACCGTCGGCAGCATCCCCTCCGGCACGAACGCCACGATCATTCCCAGGGCGAAGAGGAATCCTTCCGCCGGTGGCATCCGCGCAAGGAGGACGGCCAGGGCGAAAAACAGAAGGCCCACTCCCGTGGCCAACGCGCTCACCGCCCGGGTCGCCCGCTCCATCTCCTTCTGCAGGGGGCTGCGTTCCCCCTCCATCCCCTGCGTGAGGCCGGCGATCTTCCCGAACTCCGTCTCCATGCCGGTGGCGAATACGACCGCGGTCCCCGTTCCCGCGGCTACACCGGTTCCGGCGAACACCAGGTTGGGAGTCT contains:
- a CDS encoding cation-transporting P-type ATPase translates to MNPFAGHTRESSPSGASAGPAVPVHALRVGEVHAALSSRPEGLSRSEIEERLGRHGPNAIREVRGTSLSVKFLSQFTHRMALLLWAGGLIGFLAGMPELGAAVWAVNVVNGCFSFWQEYKAEKATEALRRLLPAHARVVRGGEERRVEASTLVPGDVLLLSEGEHISADARLVAEAELRVDQSTLTGESHPVRKMCDPAPAQGLARTETPNLVFAGTGVAAGTGTAVVFATGMETEFGKIAGLTQGMEGERSPLQKEMERATRAVSALATGVGLLFFALAVLLARMPPAEGFLFALGMIVAFVPEGMLPTVSLSLALGVQRMARRKALVKRLSAVETLGCTTVICTDKTGTLTQNEMTVRELWVAGRTVSVTGVGYAPGGAFLVDGRPLPQDDPLRADLRLLLLCGGLCNNARLISPGAASERWSILGDPTEAALKVAVAKFGIDLEAEAAGSPRIREIPFDSRRKRMATVHASAANRTVRVKGAPQEVLRRCSRIRWGGKDRDLGEAETVQVNAANDDLARAGLRVLAVAERRLPVSAEGDEAGEIERDLTLLGLAAMMDPPRPEVVEAVSRCHRAGIRIVMITGDYALTAESIARRIGILRTPKPRLVNGAELDGMGEEALRGALRDELILARMTPEHKLRVVGALQEMGHIVAVTGDGVNDAPALKKADIGVAMGLSGTDVAKEAADMVLADDNFASIVNAVEEGRAVYANIKKFLTYIFTSNAPEAVPFILFAFTAGRIPLALNIMQILSIDLGTDLVPALALGGEPPEPGLMDRPPRRLSEHAITGSLLVRAYLFLGAIQSAAAMAAFYFVYWTNGYWGRWIDLPSDGPLYRSATAMTLAAVVATQVGNLFAQRTERASAFHAGFFRNRLVWIGIATEVGILLLIVHVPFLQSIFGTAGFPAQGWGFLLLCVPALLLADEGRKALLRFRERATSPGGAP
- a CDS encoding TrkA family potassium uptake protein translates to MKIIVIGCGRMGAGLAQTLSLQDHAVTVVDADPTAFDRLGPSFNGRTVAGNAIDRETLLAAGMERADGLAAVTASDEANVVAARLALQVFHVPRVVARLYDPRKAEIYRRLGLHTITPVTWGIQRMAELLCYSGLDTVASLGSGEVDVVEAEVPPLLAGRTVTELTVAGEAHVVSISRAGKTFLPMPATVFHKGDLVHVAVLASSAGRLRKLLGLQ